A section of the Primulina eburnea isolate SZY01 chromosome 1, ASM2296580v1, whole genome shotgun sequence genome encodes:
- the LOC140807913 gene encoding uncharacterized protein, producing MALFEYNATIFAEKILLVGVATYALLDSGTTHSFIYESFVKLLEIFSENAESGFRVTVLSGEHMISTSMVKDVELKLQKNFVRADLIMLPMPDYDIISGMDWLTLNGSTIDFQQRSVSIRPPNGKSFIFEAVQNKQMPHIISYICSKKLISRGYQSFLASVIPVPDPGSRSIEDVEVVKDIPDVFSDDVSGVPPERCGVCY from the coding sequence atggcCTTGTTTGAGTATAATGCGACTATTTTCGCAGAAAAAATATTGTTAGTGGGTGTAGCTACCTACGCTTTGCTAGATTCTGGAACTACGCATTCTTTTATATATGAATCCTTTGTGAAATTATTGGAAATATTTTCGGAAAACGCGGAGTCGGGATTCAGAGTCACAGTGCTTTCGGGCGAGCATATGATCTCTACCAGCATGGTGAAGGATGTTGAGCTCAAATTACAGAAGAATTTCGTTCGAGCAGACCTTATTATGCTGCCAATGCCCGATTACGACATTATTTCGGGCATGGATTGGCTCACACTGAACGGATCTACTATCGATTTCCAGCAAAGGTCAGTATCTATTAGACCACCCAACGGGAAATCATTCATCTTCGAGGCTGTGCAGAACAAACAGATGCCACACATTATTTCATATATTTGTTCGAAGAAGCTTATCAGCAGAGGCTACCAAAGTTTTCTTGCTAGTGTTATACCAGTACCCGACCCTGGCAGTCGATCGATAGAAGATGTGGAAGTTGTCAAGGACATTCCGGATGTGTTCTCTGACGACGTTTCAGGCGTTCCACCCGAGAGATGTGGGGTTTGCTATTGA